A single window of Lepeophtheirus salmonis chromosome 2, UVic_Lsal_1.4, whole genome shotgun sequence DNA harbors:
- the Caf1-105 gene encoding chromatin assembly factor 1 subunit B isoform X1, protein MKVSTPSISWHNRERISSIDFQGTHWPNEKHNRLASGGDDKHVVIWDSNGSLNCLADLNRHQNSVNVVRWSKDGKYLASGDTDSAIYLWHFLDYAVAPDLFGEDLQEEEVASENWTVWKILRGHLQDVVSLDWSSCGTLIVSSSTDNTAIIYDVVKGSKLKILSDHKGWVNGVTFDPLGKFVASICSDRVLRVYDTKSYKTISKTYKCKLPIANDNEIQEKSVRLFHDDTFQSFYRRIDFSPDGQLLIVPSGVLEIEQEPSISHCTYLFSRVNFSKPVLYLPNKEFSVAVRFSPILYELRPVPNDEDVDKEDGDLKPWEKYKTLFALPYRMIYAVATQNTVMFYDTQQATPFARVSKIHYIGLTDLSWSADGHTCIVSSTDGYASFIEFQKGELGKVYSAKKKTVLDEIPINVSLKAKSGIKEDVDVKGSISKKKDDLKYGKKLKPVNESNTNSKCESAVGFGKETGVSEESEKKTVNIISVRKAPKVPKLNSEPPSKDVKPNSSSNQRDESNVSMPIKSVQEKTQSPLTKAETFEKSHIPDVKVNTIQTRKAPKESMNNATTPKVISIKKTPETRRISVRKASKNNSSEASDCTEIKLIDTKTPTSSQTFLSDDVKYDDSSEMKTPILSGSLPSKALKRVQLITLSKPNNHDDEEEFEDDDLKLFLEDDKSQGSPNCDD, encoded by the exons ATGAAAGTATCTACTCCTTCCATATCATGGCATAATCGGGAACGGATATCTTCCATTGATTTTCAAGGAACACATTGGCCGAATGAAAAGCACAATCGGCTCGCCTCGGGTGGAGATGACAAACACGTCGTT ATCTGGGATTCGAATGGATCCCTGAACTGTTTGGCGGATCTGAATAGACATCAAAACTCTGTGAATGTTGTCCGATGGTCCAAAGATGGGAAATATCTTGCCTCGGGCGACACAG ATTCCGCTATCTATCTGTGGCACTTCCTTGATTATGCTGTTGCCCCGGATTTGTTTGGTGAGGATCTCCAGGAAGAGGAAGTTGCTAGCGAGAATTGGACAGTTTGGAAGATCCTGCGAGGACATTTACAAGATGTGGTGAGCCTGGATTGGTCTTCCTGTGGAACTTTGATTGTGTCCTCCTCAACAGACAACACGGCCATCATTTATGATGTAGTAAAAGGAAGCAAGTTAAAGATCTTGAGCGATCACAAGGGATGGGTCAACGGTGTTACTTTTGATCCCTTAGGAAAATTTGTTGCGTCCATTTGTAGTGATAG GGTTTTACGGGTATATGATACCAAGTCCTACAAAACCATATCCAAAACATATAAGTGTAAACTCCCTATTGCAAACGATAATGAAATCCAAGAGAAAAGTGTTCGATTATTTCACGATGATACATTTCAGTCCTTTTATCGTCGTATTGATTTCAGTCCTGATGGTCAGCTCCTTATTGTTCCCTCGGGAGTTTTGGAAATTGAGCAAGAGCCTTCGATATCCCATTGTACCTATCTATTCTCAAGAGTCAATTTCTCCAA GCCTGTACTTTACTTACCAAACAAGGAATTCAGTGTGGCAGTCAGATTTTCACCTATTCTCTACGAATTAAGACCAGTTCCTAATGATGAAGATGTGGACAAAGAAGATGGAGATCTGAAGCCGTGGGAGAAATACAAAACTCTTTTTGCTCTGCCTTATCGAATGATTTATGCTGTTGCCACACAAAACACTGTCATGTTTTATGATACACAACAAGCAACCCCATTCGCCAGAGTTTCTAAAATTCACTACATAGGACTCACGGATCTATCCTGGTCAGCTGATGGTCATACATGTATTGTTTCATCTACAGATGGATATGCCTcatttattgaatttcaaaagggGGAATTAGGAAAAGTTTACTCGGCAAAAAAG AAGACGGTATTGGATGAAATACCTATAAATGTTTCACTAAAGGCTAAAAGTGGCATCAAGGAGGATGTGGACGTAAAGGGATCCATCTCGAAAAAGaaagatgatttaaaatatggaaagaAATTGAAACCAGTAAACGAGTCCAATACTAACAGTAAATGTGAATCCGCCGTTGGATTCGGAAAAGAAACGGGTGTGTCAGAGGAGAGTGAAAAAAAGACTGTAAATATAATAAGTGTCAGAAAAGCTCCCAAGGTACCTAAATTGAATTCGGAGCCTCCGTCGAAAGATGTGAAACCTAATTCCTCTTCTAATCAAAGGGATGAATCAAACGTGTCCATGCCAATCAAAAGCGTACAAGAAAAAACTCAATCTCCTCTCACTAAGGctgaaacttttgaaaaatcccACATCCCTGATGTTAAAGTTAATACCATCCAAACAAGAAAGGCGCCAAAAGAATCAATGAATAATGCAACTACTCCTAAAGTAATATCCATTAAAAAGACTCCTGAGACTAGACGAATCTCTGTTAGAAAagcttcaaaaaataactcGAGTGAAGCTTCTGATTGCACggagataaaattaattgacaCTAAGACCCCAACTTCATCCCAAACCTTCCTTTCAGATGATGTGAAGTATGACGACTCTTCAGAAATGAAAACCCCGATTTTATCAGGCAGTTTACCCTCCAAAGCTCTCAAACGCGTTCAATTGATAACTTTATCCAAACCAAACAACCATGACGACGAAGAAGAATTTGAAGACGAtgatttgaagttatttttagaaGATGACAAATCTCAAGGATCTCCAAACTGTGATGATTag
- the Caf1-105 gene encoding chromatin assembly factor 1 subunit B isoform X2 yields the protein MKVSTPSISWHNRERISSIDFQGTHWPNEKHNRLASGGDDKHVVIWDSNGSLNCLADLNRHQNSVNVVRWSKDGKYLASGDTDSAIYLWHFLDYAVAPDLFGEDLQEEEVASENWTVWKILRGHLQDVVSLDWSSCGTLIVSSSTDNTAIIYDVVKGSKLKILSDHKGWVNGVTFDPLGKFVASICSDRVLRVYDTKSYKTISKTYKCKLPIANDNEIQEKSVRLFHDDTFQSFYRRIDFSPDGQLLIVPSGVLEIEQEPSISHCTYLFSRVNFSKPVLYLPNKEFSVAVRFSPILYELRPVPNDEDVDKEDGDLKPWEKYKTLFALPYRMIYAVATQNTVMFYDTQQATPFARVSKIHYIGLTDLSWSADGHTCIVSSTDGYASFIEFQKGELGKVYSAKKTVLDEIPINVSLKAKSGIKEDVDVKGSISKKKDDLKYGKKLKPVNESNTNSKCESAVGFGKETGVSEESEKKTVNIISVRKAPKVPKLNSEPPSKDVKPNSSSNQRDESNVSMPIKSVQEKTQSPLTKAETFEKSHIPDVKVNTIQTRKAPKESMNNATTPKVISIKKTPETRRISVRKASKNNSSEASDCTEIKLIDTKTPTSSQTFLSDDVKYDDSSEMKTPILSGSLPSKALKRVQLITLSKPNNHDDEEEFEDDDLKLFLEDDKSQGSPNCDD from the exons ATGAAAGTATCTACTCCTTCCATATCATGGCATAATCGGGAACGGATATCTTCCATTGATTTTCAAGGAACACATTGGCCGAATGAAAAGCACAATCGGCTCGCCTCGGGTGGAGATGACAAACACGTCGTT ATCTGGGATTCGAATGGATCCCTGAACTGTTTGGCGGATCTGAATAGACATCAAAACTCTGTGAATGTTGTCCGATGGTCCAAAGATGGGAAATATCTTGCCTCGGGCGACACAG ATTCCGCTATCTATCTGTGGCACTTCCTTGATTATGCTGTTGCCCCGGATTTGTTTGGTGAGGATCTCCAGGAAGAGGAAGTTGCTAGCGAGAATTGGACAGTTTGGAAGATCCTGCGAGGACATTTACAAGATGTGGTGAGCCTGGATTGGTCTTCCTGTGGAACTTTGATTGTGTCCTCCTCAACAGACAACACGGCCATCATTTATGATGTAGTAAAAGGAAGCAAGTTAAAGATCTTGAGCGATCACAAGGGATGGGTCAACGGTGTTACTTTTGATCCCTTAGGAAAATTTGTTGCGTCCATTTGTAGTGATAG GGTTTTACGGGTATATGATACCAAGTCCTACAAAACCATATCCAAAACATATAAGTGTAAACTCCCTATTGCAAACGATAATGAAATCCAAGAGAAAAGTGTTCGATTATTTCACGATGATACATTTCAGTCCTTTTATCGTCGTATTGATTTCAGTCCTGATGGTCAGCTCCTTATTGTTCCCTCGGGAGTTTTGGAAATTGAGCAAGAGCCTTCGATATCCCATTGTACCTATCTATTCTCAAGAGTCAATTTCTCCAA GCCTGTACTTTACTTACCAAACAAGGAATTCAGTGTGGCAGTCAGATTTTCACCTATTCTCTACGAATTAAGACCAGTTCCTAATGATGAAGATGTGGACAAAGAAGATGGAGATCTGAAGCCGTGGGAGAAATACAAAACTCTTTTTGCTCTGCCTTATCGAATGATTTATGCTGTTGCCACACAAAACACTGTCATGTTTTATGATACACAACAAGCAACCCCATTCGCCAGAGTTTCTAAAATTCACTACATAGGACTCACGGATCTATCCTGGTCAGCTGATGGTCATACATGTATTGTTTCATCTACAGATGGATATGCCTcatttattgaatttcaaaagggGGAATTAGGAAAAGTTTACTCGGCAAAAAAG ACGGTATTGGATGAAATACCTATAAATGTTTCACTAAAGGCTAAAAGTGGCATCAAGGAGGATGTGGACGTAAAGGGATCCATCTCGAAAAAGaaagatgatttaaaatatggaaagaAATTGAAACCAGTAAACGAGTCCAATACTAACAGTAAATGTGAATCCGCCGTTGGATTCGGAAAAGAAACGGGTGTGTCAGAGGAGAGTGAAAAAAAGACTGTAAATATAATAAGTGTCAGAAAAGCTCCCAAGGTACCTAAATTGAATTCGGAGCCTCCGTCGAAAGATGTGAAACCTAATTCCTCTTCTAATCAAAGGGATGAATCAAACGTGTCCATGCCAATCAAAAGCGTACAAGAAAAAACTCAATCTCCTCTCACTAAGGctgaaacttttgaaaaatcccACATCCCTGATGTTAAAGTTAATACCATCCAAACAAGAAAGGCGCCAAAAGAATCAATGAATAATGCAACTACTCCTAAAGTAATATCCATTAAAAAGACTCCTGAGACTAGACGAATCTCTGTTAGAAAagcttcaaaaaataactcGAGTGAAGCTTCTGATTGCACggagataaaattaattgacaCTAAGACCCCAACTTCATCCCAAACCTTCCTTTCAGATGATGTGAAGTATGACGACTCTTCAGAAATGAAAACCCCGATTTTATCAGGCAGTTTACCCTCCAAAGCTCTCAAACGCGTTCAATTGATAACTTTATCCAAACCAAACAACCATGACGACGAAGAAGAATTTGAAGACGAtgatttgaagttatttttagaaGATGACAAATCTCAAGGATCTCCAAACTGTGATGATTag